The Acidobacteriaceae bacterium genome includes a region encoding these proteins:
- a CDS encoding TROVE domain-containing protein: protein MKLNILKFAHLARPRTHEGAPAVAITPEQALRRSVLACMLWEDEFYESGVTIAARIRELVPKVEPARVAALATEARTLMKLRHAPLLLVREMARHATHRALVAQTLASVIQRADELSEFVAIYWADGRTPLSAQVKKGLAAAFTRFDEYALAKYDRAAAVRLRDVLFLSHAKPVDAAQAALWKRLIAGELATPDTWEVALSTGGKEADKRATWERLLGERKLGALALLRNLRNMKEAQVDERLVVEGLAAMKTDRVLPFRFLAATRHAPQWEEALEAAMFRAVAGREKLAGHTVLLVDVSGSMVAPLSRRSEMLRTDAAYGLAILLRETAEKVSVYTFSNDAKLVPPRRGFALRDAMEASQPHSGTYLGKALDAVEGSYDRIVVVTDEQAHDRVAAPRGRGYVVNVASARNGVGYGPWTHIDGWSEAVIDYIREAERAG from the coding sequence ATGAAGCTGAACATTTTGAAGTTTGCCCATCTCGCTCGGCCACGCACCCACGAGGGTGCGCCGGCTGTGGCCATTACCCCGGAGCAGGCGCTGCGGCGCTCTGTGCTCGCGTGCATGCTGTGGGAGGACGAGTTTTACGAGAGCGGCGTCACCATCGCCGCGCGGATCCGCGAGCTTGTACCGAAGGTCGAGCCGGCGCGGGTCGCTGCGCTGGCGACCGAGGCGCGGACCTTGATGAAGCTGCGTCACGCTCCGTTGCTGCTTGTGCGCGAGATGGCGCGTCATGCCACTCACCGTGCGTTGGTTGCGCAGACGCTTGCGTCTGTGATCCAGCGTGCCGATGAGCTCTCGGAGTTCGTCGCCATCTACTGGGCCGATGGGCGTACGCCGCTCTCCGCACAGGTGAAGAAGGGCCTGGCGGCAGCGTTCACGCGGTTCGACGAGTACGCGCTCGCGAAGTACGACCGGGCAGCGGCGGTGCGTCTGCGTGACGTGCTGTTTCTCTCGCACGCGAAGCCTGTGGATGCAGCGCAGGCAGCGCTGTGGAAGCGGCTGATCGCGGGTGAGCTCGCGACTCCGGATACGTGGGAGGTCGCGCTGTCGACTGGCGGCAAGGAGGCCGACAAGCGTGCAACGTGGGAGCGTCTGCTCGGTGAGCGCAAGCTCGGGGCGCTGGCTTTGCTGCGCAACCTTCGCAACATGAAGGAGGCGCAGGTTGACGAGCGGCTTGTTGTCGAGGGACTCGCTGCGATGAAGACGGATCGCGTCCTTCCGTTCCGCTTCCTGGCTGCTACGCGGCATGCGCCGCAGTGGGAGGAGGCACTGGAGGCTGCAATGTTCCGGGCTGTCGCGGGCCGCGAGAAGCTGGCCGGACACACCGTCCTGTTGGTCGACGTGTCCGGGTCGATGGTCGCGCCGCTGTCACGGCGGTCGGAGATGCTGCGCACGGATGCGGCCTATGGACTGGCGATCCTGCTTCGCGAGACTGCAGAGAAGGTGAGCGTTTACACCTTCTCGAACGACGCGAAGCTGGTGCCACCGCGGCGTGGTTTCGCTCTACGTGATGCGATGGAGGCCAGCCAGCCGCACTCGGGTACGTACCTGGGTAAGGCACTGGATGCGGTCGAGGGATCGTATGACCGCATCGTTGTGGTTACCGACGAGCAGGCGCACGACCGGGTCGCTGCACCGCGCGGACGGGGCTACGTGGTGAACGTGGCCAGCGCACGCAACGGCGTGGGGTACGGACCGTGGACGCACATCGACGGCTGGAGCGAGGCCGTCATTGACTACATCCGCGAGGCAGAGCGCGCGGGTTAA
- a CDS encoding TIGR03435 family protein, producing the protein MLSRLLPAFVLMAPMAFGQGIFGTPTGHPRAGDASPDLVFQEVLSAPAAGSSSSPNLSGQVTVLSFFPDTSHNPKPVADWNARVDEYAQRHVQFVWITGEDKRTLMPALARHPIKGWVLYDPGGATAKAFGLDTPVNVYVGPDRKIVGFQQGYIPDEATLNAVLEGRIVLERPTPATITTFRENNLVALDSAPARMPRAEDYRPHLTPSHTVHITPSTASQRGNFGSDDYWVLQGVTLKEAIEELYDVSSIRSELPATVNTAKRYDFAALLPHPESRAAMKERFKQALLEHFHLSVSHEGRLTNVYVVSLEPGRRPPVERTSEFGSRSSSVGLSVAGGWGQSVEELKPESLEALYSIGERGTMDELCRDLEGSLDRPVVNETNLEGRYRIEVQLPADPKASFLTMLRERTGLVIRPGQRRITFLKFKADER; encoded by the coding sequence ATGTTGTCCCGGTTACTTCCAGCGTTTGTTCTGATGGCGCCGATGGCATTTGGCCAGGGGATTTTTGGAACGCCTACGGGACATCCGAGGGCGGGCGATGCTTCGCCCGATCTCGTGTTTCAGGAGGTGTTGAGTGCGCCTGCGGCTGGGTCTTCATCGTCGCCGAATTTGTCCGGGCAGGTAACGGTCCTGAGTTTCTTTCCGGATACCTCGCACAACCCTAAGCCTGTCGCCGACTGGAATGCGCGTGTGGATGAGTACGCGCAGCGGCACGTGCAGTTTGTGTGGATTACGGGCGAGGACAAGCGAACGCTGATGCCTGCCCTGGCGCGGCACCCAATTAAAGGATGGGTGCTGTATGACCCGGGCGGCGCGACGGCGAAAGCGTTCGGGCTCGATACTCCGGTGAATGTTTATGTCGGGCCGGACCGCAAAATCGTGGGGTTTCAGCAGGGCTATATTCCCGATGAGGCGACATTGAATGCGGTGCTCGAGGGGCGGATTGTTTTGGAACGGCCTACGCCGGCAACGATCACAACGTTTCGAGAGAACAACCTGGTGGCGCTGGATTCTGCGCCTGCCAGGATGCCGCGAGCGGAGGACTACCGGCCGCATTTGACGCCGTCTCACACAGTTCACATCACGCCATCGACCGCCAGCCAGCGCGGCAACTTTGGATCCGATGATTACTGGGTGCTTCAGGGAGTGACGTTAAAGGAAGCGATCGAGGAACTTTACGATGTGAGCTCAATCCGCAGCGAGCTGCCTGCAACTGTGAATACTGCGAAACGCTATGACTTTGCGGCGCTGCTGCCGCACCCGGAAAGTCGCGCGGCGATGAAGGAACGATTCAAGCAGGCGCTGCTGGAACACTTTCATCTGAGCGTCTCGCACGAGGGCCGGCTCACCAATGTTTATGTTGTGAGTCTCGAGCCGGGTCGCAGACCGCCGGTGGAAAGGACGAGTGAGTTTGGTTCGAGATCGTCGAGCGTTGGTCTTAGCGTGGCGGGAGGCTGGGGGCAGAGCGTGGAGGAGTTGAAGCCGGAGAGTCTCGAGGCCCTTTACAGCATTGGCGAGCGGGGAACGATGGACGAGCTCTGTCGCGATCTTGAAGGATCCCTGGATCGACCGGTTGTGAATGAGACGAACCTCGAGGGTCGCTATCGGATCGAAGTGCAGCTTCCCGCTGATCCGAAGGCCAGCTTTCTGACGATGCTGCGCGAACGGACCGGGCTGGTGATCCGTCCGGGGCAGAGAAGGATCACGTTCCTGAAGTTCAAGGCGGATGAGCGCTAG
- a CDS encoding amidohydrolase family protein: MNRRDFLASAVAAACAPNALSAAPLPYYLVDSHVHVWETNPRFPFSPGANVPPNVDASPSSLLAKMRSNNISRTVLIQVIHYKWDNRFLVATLRAHPEKFAAVCRVDPQDPAAPDHLSYWTDQGCRGVRLSPAANATGDWIRDPLMPPLWKRCEDLKVPMTLLLPVGRLPDIVPLLDKFPALTTVIDHMADCPVDDAQGFELLRSLARYPNLYLKVSHPWSLSKLPYPYPDVLAMIARLRDSFGTNRLMWGTDWPIKPELLSYDRRVALYRDHLPFLSKAEHRQLLAGTATRVWPS, translated from the coding sequence ATGAACCGCAGAGACTTCCTCGCATCGGCAGTCGCAGCCGCATGCGCGCCCAACGCGTTATCCGCCGCGCCGCTGCCCTACTACCTTGTCGATTCCCACGTCCACGTTTGGGAAACTAACCCCCGTTTCCCGTTCTCCCCCGGCGCAAACGTCCCACCCAACGTCGACGCCTCACCCTCCTCGCTTCTCGCAAAAATGCGCTCCAACAACATCTCCAGGACCGTGCTCATCCAGGTCATTCACTACAAGTGGGACAACCGCTTCCTCGTCGCCACGCTGCGCGCGCATCCGGAAAAATTCGCCGCAGTCTGCCGCGTCGACCCGCAGGACCCAGCCGCACCCGACCATCTCTCTTACTGGACCGACCAGGGCTGCCGCGGCGTTCGCCTCAGCCCGGCCGCCAATGCCACCGGAGACTGGATCCGCGACCCACTCATGCCGCCTCTCTGGAAGCGCTGCGAAGACCTCAAGGTCCCCATGACCTTGCTTTTGCCCGTCGGCCGTCTCCCCGACATCGTTCCCTTACTCGACAAATTCCCCGCGCTCACTACCGTCATCGATCACATGGCCGACTGCCCCGTCGACGACGCACAAGGCTTCGAACTCCTGCGCTCACTAGCCCGTTATCCAAACCTCTACCTCAAAGTCTCCCACCCGTGGTCTCTCTCCAAACTCCCCTATCCCTACCCCGACGTGCTCGCCATGATCGCTCGTCTGCGCGACTCCTTCGGCACCAACCGCCTCATGTGGGGAACCGACTGGCCCATCAAACCAGAGCTCCTCAGCTACGACCGCCGCGTCGCTCTCTATCGCGACCACCTTCCATTCCTCTCCAAAGCCGAGCACCGGCAACTCCTCGCCGGAACCGCCACCCGCGTCTGGCCCTCGTAG